The Archocentrus centrarchus isolate MPI-CPG fArcCen1 chromosome 5, fArcCen1, whole genome shotgun sequence genome contains the following window.
GCTGTTGCTATAATGTCTGTGGTTTCACTTGGTTTCACTTTAACATTTACCTCCTTGTCTCACTTCTCACATTCTTAAAACACAGGTATTGTGACAAGATGTCCATTGGAACTGAAGATGAcaagaaagaagagaggagaTGAGTGGTATGGAAAGATAAGCTACCACAACTATGGAGAAGAGCTAAAAGATCCTGCACTTGTGGAGCAAAAGATTCGAGAAGGTAGAGAATACAAAATTCTTAAAGGTCACCACCAAAAGCCAGGCTAAAAGTAGAGGTAAAAGGTAGGTAACATAATTTGTTGTGTAGGCACACATGAAATCATATTCTCTCTTTAGCTCAGCTTAAACTGATTGGGAACGATGTGGGGATCAGCAGTGAGCTCATCAGTCTGGAGATCGCTTCCCCTGATGTTCCAGACCTTACACTGATCGACCTGCCTGGCATTGCCAGGGTGGCTGTGGAAGGACAGTCAGAGAACATTGGTGAACAGGTATGAGACTTCAGTCTCTCCtaatttttaacaaaatgtatttgctAGAAATTTGATCCAATAAAATGTGTTGACAGATTAGTTCTCTGTACTTTGCTCCAAAGTAAATTATTTGCAAATTATTGTAATTTATGTTTGCTGTTTAAAGTTTGGTTTTTGGACAAGCAACAAAGACTGCACCCTAAATACAGCACATGTATGATTGCTATCACTACAGCCCACAGAACACACATCCAGAGTCTGATTGGCACTGAATCCAGTTGGTTGTTAAACGCACATGTTACTAATAGCATTAATGAAAGAAGACGTTTCTCCATTTGCATCCATCctatgtttttgttctgtggtgtttaaattaaGACATCATTGTGGCACCAGTGTGGCTGCTGATTTTTTgctgttatatttatttattgttatacATGTTTATTATTTGATCTGAACAGTCCTGATTGGATTGATTAGATAGGTGTACTGtttataaatacatttgtaCAATTAAtgacataatatttgttttaatataaATTCATACTTTCAGATAAAAGAAATGATCCAGAGTATcatcaaaaaacaagaaaccatCAGCTTGGTGGTTGTTCCCTGTAATGTGGACATTGCAACCACAGAAGCTTTGAAGATGGCAAAGGAGGTGGATCCTGATGGAGAGAGGACTTTGGGTAAGCAAGTGTGTCTATCGTGTATTCTCTTTAATATAAATTCTTTTGCTGGGAGTGTTCAGTTCATTAAACAAGTTGCCTAATGAGCAAAATTATGTGTATCGAAACACGAACGCAAACTGTCATCCTGGAAGTTAGAGCCAGGTCACAActtgcttttccacagctggtCTTTCTGTGTGCTGGGAAATCCaacactatctctctctctcaggcaTCTTGACTAAACCTGACCTGGTGGACGAAGGCACAGAAGAGACAGTGATTAAAATTGTCCATAATGAAGTCATCCCTCTGAAGAAGGGTTACATGATTGTCAAATGCAGAGGTCAGAAGGAGATCACAGAGAAGGTGCCTCTTAGTGAAGCAATAGACAAAGAGGAAACCTTCTTCAAGGAGCATGCTCATTTCCAGtaagtttgttctttttttggaaATTATGCAAACAAGTGTTTGCAGTGTGTTATTCTGTGTTGCATACACTCTAACTCTTTATTTGTGCTCTAGGATTCTCTATGATGAAAGTCAGGCCACTGTTCCTAAACTGGCAGAAAAACTGACTCTTGAACTGGTGCATCATATCCAGGTGAATTCTTGTTACTGCTTCATCGTATTGGTTCACTGCAGACGGCTTCAACCAGCTCCAGCTATGATGTCTTTATCTCCATGTGATTTGTAGAAATCTCTGCCTCGGCTTGATGAGCAGACACAGAAGAAACTCAAATGGACTCAGGCAAGGCTGGCCGAATTAAGAAAAGGACCTCCATCTGATGCAGCTGAGAGACTAAAGTTCCTCAGTGACGTGAGTTTACTAGCTGGCACATTTTATACCTCCTAAGCAAAAGGACTTTGAGCTTCTGGAAGCAACATGTCTTCTTTTATTTGAACCTGTTCTGTCTTAGAGAGTGTCAGCATTCACACAGGATGCTATCAGTCTCACCAAAGGTGAAGAATTAAGATGTGGCTACAAGTCCAACATCTTTTCCACGCTCAGAACTAAGTTTGAAGCATGGGAGAAATTCATACAGAACTCTGGAACATCATGTAAGTGAATTAACAACTTTTCATTACTTGCTTTTGACATACATTCTGCTACTTACAAGTTACTACATACAGAAACTTTCATTTTGAAGTAAAAGATCTGGTTTCTTTTGctattttccttcccaccataaCAAACTGAACATATTTTACATCttcatgtcatggtcctgggccggtggctcagtgttttgagttccttTTTGTGCAGTTctggtttttgttgtatttttgggTTGTGTTGCTTAGTTTCTCTCACTGCTTagcttctcagtttgttgtagttttgcattctgtttttggttttagtcATTGCTTTTCATTCAGTTTTCCCTTGGTCCTTGTCTTCCCATGTCTGTGTTCCTGGATTTGgtagtgtgtatttaagcctttGGTTTTTCTGTGTTCCTTGTTGTGCTGTTGTCAGTATAGTCGCTTGTGTTGCTACAAATGTCTTCCTGCAGTAAACTTTGAGTTTTGTGTAGCCGGCTCCTGtccagttttgtgttttatttttagttaataAAATTTAAGTTAAACATGGTTCGAGCCTCAAGAGTCTTATGATCAGCCTTGCCTGTCGCAGCAGATAGTGACACTTCACACATGAAATGATGTAACTTTTATTACATTGCAGTTGAAACGAGTGTTCGGACAGCAGAGTCTCAGTTTGAACAAAAGTACCGTGGGAAAGAACTGCCCATGTTTATCAACTACAACACCTTTGAGGCCCTTGTCCAGGAGCAGATCAGGCAGCTGGAAGAGCCGGCTGTCCAGAAACTCAAGGAAGTGTCAGGCATGTTTTTTCTTAATGCTGCAATCATTGCAAGCCATCACCGTACATTATCCCTTGCCGATACTCTTTCATTTTAtagttagtttgtttttttaatctttctaatattatttttttagagaTTATGGGGAAAGAGCTGTTTGAATTGGCACAAGACAACTTTGTTGGTTTTCCTAACCTCATCAATGCAACTAAGGTATCATCTTCTTTGTGACATGCTACTGCGCACATACTGTATTACTAAACATTGATTGAATATTTACtaagatttttgtgtgattcagTTGAACATTGAAACCATCAGAAATGAAAGGGAAGATGCAGCAAGGTCCATGCTGAGGATGCAGTTTCAGATGGAGCTGGTTGTCTACACTCAGGACAACagatacatcaggaagatgaatAAGAAAATTGCTCAACAAGGACTAGGACCACAACTGCACAGCAGTGGGTTCACCCCGAAAGAGATGATGAAACACTTTGGAGTATATTACAAAGTAAATGTCTCTGAAATGCTGTTCTTTATGTTTGCTCCTAAAAGCTTGTGATACGGTATAAAGTGTAGCCAGGTGAAAAAGTACATCCCATTGAAATAattgactcttttttttaaacaagtaaaCACTGAACCCTCCAGTCCAATGAAACCTAAAAACTAACATCTGTTATATTTAAACACACCTTCAccttaaaatgaaaatcaggAAAATCAGATCAGACCCTCCAGATGGAATATTTAGAATAATCTGGAATATTTATAGAATATTACACATTATTTGCAAAAGCCCTTTAAGGCTCTCACCTTTAAGGACAATTATTTACAAATGACATAGATTTCAAATGAATGCTAAAATACCCAGAACT
Protein-coding sequences here:
- the LOC115780064 gene encoding interferon-induced GTP-binding protein Mx-like; translated protein: MSALNEQYEEQVRPRIDLVDKLRSLGVEKDLALPAIAVIGDQSSGKSSVLEALSGVALPRGSGIVTRCPLELKMTRKKRGDEWYGKISYHNYGEELKDPALVEQKIREAQLKLIGNDVGISSELISLEIASPDVPDLTLIDLPGIARVAVEGQSENIGEQIKEMIQSIIKKQETISLVVVPCNVDIATTEALKMAKEVDPDGERTLGILTKPDLVDEGTEETVIKIVHNEVIPLKKGYMIVKCRGQKEITEKVPLSEAIDKEETFFKEHAHFQILYDESQATVPKLAEKLTLELVHHIQKSLPRLDEQTQKKLKWTQARLAELRKGPPSDAAERLKFLSDRVSAFTQDAISLTKGEELRCGYKSNIFSTLRTKFEAWEKFIQNSGTSFETSVRTAESQFEQKYRGKELPMFINYNTFEALVQEQIRQLEEPAVQKLKEVSEIMGKELFELAQDNFVGFPNLINATKLNIETIRNEREDAARSMLRMQFQMELVVYTQDNRYIRKMNKKIAQQGLGPQLHSSGFTPKEMMKHFGVYYKIAGQRLSDQIPLVIRYQMLQEFACHVQRGMLQILQQKERAESLLEEDTVTKNRREELQLRLERLSRARLLLTEFSMNTHKVNSMGKLTSDF